Proteins from one Nicotiana tabacum cultivar K326 chromosome 23, ASM71507v2, whole genome shotgun sequence genomic window:
- the LOC142177056 gene encoding uncharacterized protein LOC142177056 encodes MRSDLSTRKSDVLCEFYQERGHKNEDCIVLRHEVVNILRQGYLKELLNHQGKTNFVRGREQHQGPPKPPSPTRTIHMIIGGDGDASINSVKFTITHKLKQSITRERYDELEESIIFDKLDTNGLAFPHYDALVITLRILDTDVRRIMVDDGSGACIIHPRVLAQMKLKDKIVSCCITLTGFNNAVEGTSSEITLPVLAGGVTLETTFHIMAQDTEYNAIIGRPWIHAISILYQVIKFPTPWGIFSIRGEQRTSRECYHIALNSTVTQQIKYKEKEA; translated from the coding sequence atgaggtcagaTCTGAGTACCAGAAAGTCAGACGTCCTCTGCGAGTTCTACCAAGAACGAGGGCATAAAAATGAAGATTGCATCGTCCTGAGGCATGAGGTCGTAAACATATTACGACAAGGATACCTCAAAGAGTTGTTGAACCACCAGGGAAAGACCAACTTTGTCAGAGGACGTGAACAACATCAAGGACCGCCGAAACCGCCCTCACCAACTCGcaccattcacatgatcatcggtggtgACGGCGATGCTTCCATCAACAGCGTGAAGTTCACCATTACTCACAAACTCAAACAGTCAATCACCCGCGAACGGTATGATGAACTCGAAGAGAGTATCATTTTCGATAAGTTGGATACTAATGGTTTggctttccctcactatgatgcccttGTTATTACTTTACGAATTTTGGATACCGATGTGAGACGCATTATGGTAGACGATGGGAGTGGCGCGTgcattatccatcctcgagtacttgcacaaatgaaactcaAAGATAAGATAGTGTCGTGTTGCATCACGCTAactggttttaacaatgcagtcgAGGGAACATCTAGTGAAATCACACTCCCCGTTCTGGCCGGTGGCGTCACTCTGGAAACCACGTTCCACATCATGGCCCAAGATACGGAGTACAATGCCAtaatagggcgaccatggatacacgccatTTCCATCTTATATCAGGTCATCAAGTTCCCGACTCcttggggaatattcagcatacgaGGAGAACAGCGCACATCCCGGGAATGCTACCACATCGCCCTAAATAGCACAGTCACTCAACAAATAAAgtacaaagaaaaagaggcatag
- the LOC107794738 gene encoding GTP-binding protein BRASSINAZOLE INSENSITIVE PALE GREEN 2, chloroplastic-like — translation MALLLSTSTAAATSSSYLSLSCSTFETKNNFLVPQFHFTGLTNKKEGCRQKIIPYPMVLSAIKATQTQSKRRSDRSSSFSRKDSNLKLLLSQGRNNEDNICPGCGIFMQDDDPNLPGYFKKRKVEDSKIDIFGGEDVDDFLDNEDVIGDGGVKEEEEEFGDCIEGKLEESEGDEMGSGSEDGFDDWDSELEEEGDDLKELDGFMPAGLGYGNITEEVLEKGKKKRVSKAEKKRMAREAARGEKEEEVTVCARCHSLRNYGQVKNEMAENLIPDFDFDQLITTRLMRPTGNADATVVVMVVDCVDFDGSFPKRAAKSLFKALELSKDGLKQSKKLPKLVLVATKVDLLPSQVSPARLDKWVRHRAKANGAPKLSGVYMVSSRKDLGVRNLLAFVKDLAGPRGNVWVIGAQNAGKSTLINAFAKKEGVKATKLTEAAVPGTTLGILRIGGILSAKAKMYDTPGLLHPYLMSMRLNREEQKMVEIRKELQPRTYRIKQGQTVHIGGLVRLDLVHASVQTIYVTVWASPSVSLHLGKTENADELKNNHAGVRLQPPISMERVSELGQWQKQEVKASGISWDVNSIDIAVAGLGWFSLGLKGEADLMLWTYDGIQITLREPLVLDRAASIERPGFWLPKAISEAIANPSKLEGQARHENTSEKTMQLSEVSSD, via the exons ATGGCGCTACTGCTTTCAACTTCAACAGCAGCAGCTACCTCTTCTTCTTATTTATCTTTAAGCTGTTCCACCTTTGAAACAAAGAATAATTTCTTGGTACCCCAATTCCATTTTACAG GTTTAACCAACAAGAAAGAAGGATGCCGGCAAAAAATAATTCCTTACCCAATGGTTTTATCTGCAATAAAGGCCACTCAAACTCAATCAAAAAGGAGAAGTGACAGAAGTAGTAGTTTTTCAAGAAAAGACAGTAACCTTAAGCTCTTATTGAGTCAAGGGAGGAACAATGAGGACAATATATGCCCTGGTTGTGGAATCTTTATGCAAGATGATGACCCAAATCTTCCTGGTTATTTCAAGAAAAGGAAGGTTGAAGATAGCAAAATAGATATCTTTGGTGGGGAAGATGTAGATGATTTTTTGGATAATGAGGATGTTATTGGTGATGGTGGGGTtaaagaagaggaggaggagtttggggaTTGTATTGAGGGGAAACTGGAAGAAAGTGAAGGTGACGAAATGGGCTCGGGGAGTGAAGATGGATTTGATGATTGGGATTCAGAGTTGGAAGAAGAAGGCGATGACTTGAAAGAGCTAGATGGTTTTATGCCAGCAGGGTTAGGTTATGGCAACATTACAGAGGAGGTTCTTgagaaaggaaagaagaaaagggtctCGAAAGCGGAGAAGAAAAGGATGGCGAGAGAAGCTGCTAGGGGAGAGAAAGAGGAGGAGGTCACGGTTTGTGCTCGATGCCATTCCTTGAGGAACTATGGACAAGTGAAAAATGAGATGGCCGAGAACCTAATACCTGACTTCGATTTTGACCAGTTGATTACGACTAGGTTGATGAGACCCACTGGCAATGCTGATGCCACGGTTGTGGTTATGGTGGTTGATTGCGTTGATTTTGATGGATCTTTTCCGAAACGGGCTGCTAAATCTTTGTTTAAGGCATTAGAGCTAAGCAAGGATGGATTGAAACAAAGTAAAAAGTTGCCAAAGCTTGTTCTTGTGGCTACCAAGGTTGACCTTCTCCCTTCTCAAGTTTCCCCTGCGCGTTTGGATAAGTGGGTTCGACACCGTGCTAAAGCTAATGGAGCACCTAAGCTCAGTGGAGTTTACATGGTAAGTTCCCGTAAAGATTTAGGTGTTAGAAATTTGCTGGCATTTGTTAAAGATTTGGCTGGTCCTCGAGGAAATGTGTGGGTTATTGGGGCCCAAAATGCAGGAAAGTCTACATTAATCAATGCTTTTGCTAAAAAGGAAGGAGTAAAAGCTACAAAGCTTACAGAAGCTGCTGTACCTGGAACTACTCTAGGAATCCTGAGGATTGGAGGAATATTGTCAGCCAAGGCAAAGATGTATGACACTCCTGGCCTCCTACATCCATATCTTATGTCCATGCGATTGAATAGGGAGGAGCAGAAAATGGTCGAGATACGAAAAGAGCTACAACCTCGAACTTATAGAATTAAG CAAGGGCAGACTGTACATATTGGGGGTTTAGTTAGATTGGATCTAGTTCATGCCTCAGTACAAACAATCTATGTCACTGTCTGGGCATCACCAAGCGTCTCTCTACATCTCGGAAAGACAGAAAATGCTGATGAGCTTAAGAACAATCATGCCGGAGTGAGATTGCAG CCTCCCATTTCCATGGAGCGAGTTTCTGAATTGGGACAATGGCAAAAGCAGGAAGTAAAAGCATCCGGAATAAGCTGGGATGTCAACAGCATAGATATTGCGGTCGCTGGCTTAGGATGGTTCTCCCTGGGTTTGAAAGGTGAAGCAGATTTAATGTTGTGGACGTATGATGGCATTCAGATCACATTGCGGGAACCATTGGTACTTGATCGTGCAGCCTCCATTGAAAGACCTGGATTTTGGCTACCAAAGGCCATATCAGAGGCAATTGCTAATCCATCAAAGCTTGAAGGTCAAGCAAGGCACGAGAATACATCAGAGAAGACAATGCAACTTTCAGAAGTATCATCTGACTAA